A genomic segment from Streptomyces sp. NBC_01233 encodes:
- a CDS encoding CapA family protein translates to MKASAKISAALAGLAVVGGCLYAVPQLFDRGAAPGTEQRLQGRPDRAASAPPEGAGSAGQPFTLVATGDIIPYPSIVQRSADDAGEAGEYDFRKILAGVKPLVSAADLAICHHEIPYGRPGGPYTGYPTFKAPHQLADALKDAGYDGCSTASNHTLDDGYEGLARTLDHLDRVGIPHVGSARSAEEAKAPARLAAGGAQVAQLSYTYGTNGIPLPQDKPWAVNLIDKDRIIADARAARAGGANVVVLSVRWGTEWQTAPDEQQKELARALTASRSADGLPDIDLIIGTHNHVPQPYEKINGTWVVFGMGDQVASFVPADKLRGNQSSVPRFTFAPAAAHRGRWEVVKAEYLTQYSDMGPPFRVVCASCAASDTSLPAAKRSEYARIDQQVTEAVLSRGAGGQGLEHATRRAARPR, encoded by the coding sequence ATGAAGGCATCCGCCAAGATATCCGCGGCGCTGGCCGGGCTGGCGGTCGTGGGCGGCTGTCTCTACGCCGTGCCGCAGCTGTTCGACCGCGGCGCGGCGCCCGGAACGGAACAGCGGCTCCAAGGCCGGCCGGACCGGGCCGCGTCCGCCCCGCCGGAGGGTGCCGGCTCCGCGGGACAGCCCTTCACCCTGGTGGCGACCGGCGACATCATCCCGTACCCGTCGATCGTCCAGCGGTCTGCGGACGATGCCGGCGAGGCCGGGGAGTACGACTTCCGGAAGATACTCGCCGGGGTCAAACCCCTGGTCTCCGCCGCCGACCTGGCGATATGCCACCACGAGATACCGTACGGGCGCCCCGGCGGCCCCTACACGGGATATCCCACCTTCAAGGCCCCGCACCAGCTCGCGGACGCCCTCAAGGACGCCGGGTACGACGGCTGTTCCACCGCCTCGAACCACACCCTCGACGACGGCTACGAGGGCCTCGCCCGCACCCTGGACCACCTCGACCGGGTCGGCATCCCGCACGTCGGCTCGGCCCGCAGCGCGGAGGAGGCCAAGGCCCCCGCCCGGCTCGCGGCCGGCGGCGCGCAGGTCGCCCAGCTCTCGTACACGTACGGCACGAACGGCATCCCGCTCCCCCAGGACAAGCCGTGGGCCGTCAACCTGATCGACAAGGACCGGATCATCGCCGACGCCCGCGCCGCCCGGGCCGGCGGCGCGAACGTGGTCGTGCTCAGCGTCCGCTGGGGCACCGAGTGGCAGACGGCGCCCGACGAGCAGCAGAAGGAACTGGCGCGGGCGCTGACCGCCTCCCGCTCGGCCGACGGCCTCCCCGACATCGATCTGATCATCGGCACGCACAACCACGTGCCGCAGCCCTACGAGAAGATCAACGGCACGTGGGTGGTCTTCGGGATGGGCGACCAGGTCGCCAGCTTCGTACCGGCCGACAAACTGCGCGGCAACCAGTCCTCGGTCCCCCGCTTCACCTTCGCCCCGGCGGCGGCCCACCGCGGCCGCTGGGAGGTGGTGAAGGCCGAGTACCTCACGCAGTACTCGGACATGGGGCCGCCGTTCCGTGTCGTCTGCGCCTCCTGCGCGGCCTCCGACACCTCCCTGCCCGCCGCGAAGCGGAGCGAGTACGCCCGGATCGACCAGCAGGTCACCGAGGCCGTGCTGTCGCGCGGCGCGGGCGGGCAGGGGCTGGAGCACGCCACCCGCAGAGCGGCACGCCCCCGCTGA
- a CDS encoding SCO1860 family LAETG-anchored protein — translation MNSNTFRTPAAVLLATGAMALLTAPPALATGGGGAGAGGEGKAGAVVLRAGLDVGLLNKTVHVPLKATLNEVSAPATAEKTALTVTLDGVEGNKPVSVLRADVATSKATADKNRAEAEANLAKASVHVPGLPLLSLVEVEKVTSKAVCEAGRKPVASANVLGKVTALGKKVTLSAGGPTKLEVPGVGVVDLELSGTQTTSTTAAAAALRLKVSVNPLNLNVAQVEGEIVLAEAHCETPAGPAPSSAPPAANPDIKPQAGTGTGSGIASGVTTDANLAETGGGSLTPYVAGGALFLLGIGGVALLVTRRGRTS, via the coding sequence TTGAACAGCAACACCTTCCGCACGCCCGCGGCCGTCCTGCTCGCCACGGGAGCGATGGCCCTGCTCACCGCCCCGCCCGCCCTCGCCACGGGAGGCGGCGGAGCCGGGGCGGGCGGCGAGGGCAAGGCCGGCGCCGTGGTCCTGCGCGCCGGACTGGACGTGGGCCTGCTCAACAAGACCGTGCACGTGCCGCTGAAGGCGACCCTCAACGAGGTCAGCGCACCGGCGACGGCCGAGAAGACCGCGCTGACCGTCACCCTGGACGGGGTCGAGGGGAACAAGCCGGTCAGTGTCCTGCGCGCCGATGTGGCCACGTCCAAGGCGACCGCGGACAAGAACCGGGCCGAGGCGGAGGCCAACCTCGCCAAGGCCTCCGTGCACGTGCCCGGGCTGCCCCTGCTCTCCCTCGTCGAGGTGGAGAAGGTCACGTCCAAGGCCGTGTGCGAGGCGGGCAGGAAACCGGTGGCCAGCGCGAACGTCCTCGGGAAGGTGACGGCGCTCGGCAAGAAGGTCACCCTGTCGGCGGGCGGCCCCACCAAGCTGGAGGTCCCGGGAGTGGGCGTGGTCGACCTGGAGCTGTCCGGTACGCAGACCACCTCCACCACGGCCGCCGCGGCCGCGCTGCGCCTGAAGGTGTCGGTGAACCCGCTGAACCTGAACGTGGCGCAGGTGGAGGGCGAGATCGTGCTCGCCGAGGCGCACTGCGAGACACCGGCGGGCCCCGCGCCCTCGTCGGCCCCGCCGGCGGCGAACCCGGACATCAAGCCGCAGGCCGGGACGGGGACGGGTTCCGGCATCGCCTCCGGTGTCACCACCGACGCCAACCTGGCCGAGACCGGCGGCGGTTCACTGACCCCCTACGTCGCGGGCGGGGCGCTGTTCCTGCTCGGTATCGGCGGGGTCGCGCTCCTGGTGACCCGCCGGGGCAGGACCTCGTAG
- a CDS encoding amidohydrolase family protein, whose protein sequence is MSDVLHVKGRVLVGPDEVRDELWVVGGRVSYERPPRAREITTVAGWVLPGLVDAHCHVGLDAHGPVDAETAERQALTDRDAGTLLIRDAGSPSDTRWIDDREDLPKIIRAGRHIARTRRYIRNYAHEIEPADLVEYVGREALRGDGWVKLIGDWIDRDAGDLAACWPRAEVEAAIAEAHRLGARVTAHCFAEDSLRDLVEAGIDCIEHATGLTEDTIPLFAQRGVAIVPTLVNIATFPKMAAGGEAKFPRWSAHMRRLHERRYDTVRAAYDAGIPVYVGTDAGGSLPHGLVAAEVEELVKAGIPPLDALSATAWAAREWLGRPGLTEGAPADLVVYGADPRADVRALAQPLRVVVNGEVRA, encoded by the coding sequence ATGAGTGATGTGCTGCACGTGAAGGGGCGGGTGCTGGTCGGGCCCGACGAGGTCCGCGACGAGCTCTGGGTGGTCGGCGGGCGGGTCTCCTACGAGCGCCCGCCCCGGGCCCGCGAGATCACCACGGTGGCGGGGTGGGTACTTCCGGGACTGGTCGACGCGCACTGCCACGTGGGACTGGACGCCCACGGCCCGGTCGACGCCGAGACCGCCGAGCGTCAGGCCCTCACCGACCGGGACGCCGGCACCCTCCTCATCCGCGACGCCGGATCGCCCTCCGACACCCGCTGGATCGACGACCGCGAGGACCTGCCGAAGATCATCCGGGCCGGCCGGCACATCGCGCGCACCCGCCGCTACATCCGCAACTACGCGCACGAGATCGAGCCGGCCGACCTGGTCGAGTACGTGGGCCGCGAGGCGCTGCGCGGCGACGGCTGGGTGAAGCTCATCGGCGACTGGATCGACCGCGACGCCGGGGACCTGGCGGCCTGTTGGCCGCGCGCCGAGGTCGAGGCGGCCATCGCCGAGGCGCACCGGCTGGGTGCCCGCGTCACCGCGCACTGCTTCGCCGAGGACTCGCTGCGCGACCTGGTCGAGGCGGGCATCGACTGCATCGAGCACGCCACCGGCCTCACCGAGGACACCATCCCGCTGTTCGCGCAGCGCGGGGTCGCGATCGTCCCGACCCTCGTGAACATCGCGACGTTCCCGAAGATGGCGGCGGGCGGAGAGGCGAAGTTCCCGCGCTGGTCGGCGCACATGCGGCGGCTCCACGAGCGGCGGTACGACACCGTACGGGCCGCCTACGACGCGGGCATCCCCGTCTACGTCGGCACGGACGCCGGGGGTTCGCTGCCGCACGGCCTGGTCGCGGCGGAGGTGGAGGAGCTGGTGAAGGCCGGGATCCCGCCGCTGGACGCCCTCTCGGCGACGGCCTGGGCGGCGCGCGAGTGGCTCGGCAGGCCCGGTCTCACGGAGGGGGCGCCGGCGGACCTCGTGGTCTACGGCGCCGACCCGCGGGCCGACGTCCGCGCGCTGGCGCAGCCGCTGCGGGTCGTCGTGAACGGCGAGGTCAGGGCCTGA